Proteins found in one Odocoileus virginianus isolate 20LAN1187 ecotype Illinois chromosome 10, Ovbor_1.2, whole genome shotgun sequence genomic segment:
- the NUMA1 gene encoding nuclear mitotic apparatus protein 1 isoform X3, which yields MTLHATRAAALLTWVNSLRLGDPVEAVLQLQDCGVFIRIIDGILGTDEGQQILQRPVPERLEFVCSFLQKNRKHPSSPECLVSVQKVMEGSELELAKMIMLLLYHSSMSSRSLRDWEQFEYKIQAELAVILKFVLDHEDGLNLNEDLESFLQKAPVPSPRSSTISEELSPPSHQPKREVHFLELQKVASSSGNNFLSGSPASPMGDILQTPQFQMRRLKKQLADERSNRDELELELAENRKLLTEKDAQIAMMQQRIDRLTQLNEKQAASPLEPRELEELRGKNESLTVRLHETLKQCQDLKTEKSQMDRRINQLSEENGDLSFKLREFASHLQQLQGALNELTEEHSRATQEWMEKQAHLEKELGTALQDKKCLEEKNEILQGKLSQLEEHLAQLRENPPQEKGEVLGDVLQLETLKQEAATLAADNTQLQARVAALETERGQREAKLLAERSHFEEEKQQLAGLIAELQGSLSSLGQAKEELEQASQAQVARLSAQVATLTSELDTLNTTVQQRDEELAGLKQQAQTEQAELTQTLQQQKEAAQGLRQQVEQLSSSLERKERQLEEAAAEKEATRRDQAQQLAAAAEEREAALRERDSALQQLGSVEKEKAAKLEVLQEQLQAAHEAQDGAQALLTQTQQEKAELSQKVEELRAHVEAARQEQSEAQAQVAELKAQLRSEQQKATKWEGVAQEKAQLQEQVRALEESLKATTGSLEEEKRRAADTLAEQQRCICRLEAETQSLVEQHKQGQKELEEERAGRKGLEARLQQLGEAHQAKTEALRQELAEAVASQREAESECEQLVKEAATWRERYEDSQQEEAQYGAMFQEQLMSLKEECEKARQELQEAKEKVVGIEAHSELQISRQQDELAQLHASLARARQQVQEKEGRAQQLATDLATLQEKMAATSKEVARLEALVRKAGEQPETASPELLKEPPRAGDRESEWLEEQQGRPFCSTQAALQAMEREAEQMGSELERLRAALMESQGQQQEERGQQEREVARLTQERGRAQADLALEKAAKAELEMRLQNALNEQRVEFAALQEALAQALREKEGMDQELAKLRGQEAAQGAALKELQQTVERLKEQLAKKEEGRPQSLGTASREDASGLRTQSEATGKTEPEGSELQALQAEVSRLEQQAREYQEKASSLEHSLESERAAHAEQTGTLKTLRGQLEQKAQELGSNQDALASTQRELATLRAKAQEHGKAEDEWKAQVARGQQEAERKNSLISSLEEEVSILNRQVLEKEGESKELKRLVVAESEKSQKLEERLRLLQAETASSSARAAERSSALREEVQTLREEAEKQRVASESLRQELASQAERAEELGQELKAWQEKFFQKEQALSALQLEHASTQALASELLPVKHLCQQLQAEQAAAEKRHREELEQSKQAAGGLRAELLRAQRELGELLPLRQKVAEQERVAQQLRAEKASYAEQLSMLKKAHGLLAEENRGLGERASLGRQFLEVELDQAREKYSQELAAVRADAETRLAEMQREAQSTARELEVMTAKYDGAKAKVLEERQRFQEERQKLTAQVEELNKKLADHEQASKVQQQKLKAQGGESQQEVQRLQAQLSELQAQLSQKEQAAEHYKLQMEKAKTHYDAKKQQNQELQEQLRGLEQLQTENKGLRAEVDRLGRELQQAGLKTKEAEQACRHLTAQVRSLEAQVAHADQQLRDLGKFQVATDALKSREPQAKPQLDLSIDSLDLSCEEGTPLSVTSKLPRTQPDGTSIPGEPASPISQRLPPKVESLESLYFTPIPARGQAPLESSLDSLGDISLDSSRKTRSARRRTTQIINITMTKKLDVEDPDSANSSFYSTQSAPASQAGPRAASSTQSLARLGSPDDGNSTLLSLPGYRPTTRSSARRSQAGMSSGAPPGRNSFYVGTCQDEPEQLDDWNRIAELQQRNRVCPPHLKTCYPLESRPSLSLPAITDEEIKTGDPRETLRRASMQPTQIAEGAGITTRQQRKRVSSETHQGPGTPESKKATTCFPRPMTPRDRHEGRRQSTVEAQKKAAPAVVKQADRRQSMAFSILNTPKKLGNSLLRKAASKKAPSKASPNPRSGTRRSPRIATTTASAATAAAIAAATPRAKGKAKH from the exons CTTTCTCTCAGGTTCTCCAGCCTCCCCCATGGGTGACATCTTGCAGACCCCACAGTTCCAGATGAGGCGGCTAAAGAAGCAGCTTGCAGATGAGAGAAGCAATCGAGATGAGCTGGAGCTGGAGTTGGCTGAGAACCGCAAGCTCCTCACCGAGAAGG ATGCACAGATAGCCATGATGCAGCAACGCATTGACCGCCTCACTCAGCTCAACGAGAAGCAGGCGGCCAGTCCGCTGGAACCCAGGGAGCTGGAGGAGCTGCGTGGCAAGAACGAGAG CCTCACTGTGCGGCTCCACGAAACTCTGAAGCAGTGCCAGGACCTGAAGACAGAGAAGAGCCAGATGGATCGAAGAATTAACCAGCTTTCTGAGGAGAATGGGGACCTTTCCTTTAAG CTGCGGGAGTTTGCCAGTCACCTGCAGCAACTCCAGGGGGCCCTCAATGAACTGACAGAAGAGCACAGCAGGGCCACTCAGGAGTGGATGGAGAAGCAGGCGCATCTGGAGAAGGAGCTCGGCACAGCCCTGCAGGACAAG AAATGCCTTGAAGAGAAGAACGAAATCCTTCAGGGAAAGCTTTCACAGCTGGAAGAACACTTGGCCCAACTGCGGGAGAACCCACCCCAGGAGAAGGGTGAGGTGCTGGGCGACGTCTTGCAG CTGGAAACCCTCAAGCAAGAGGCAGCCACCCTCGCTGCAGACAACACCCAGCTTCAAGCCAGGGTGGCGGCACTGGAGACCGAGCGGGGCCAGCGGGAAGCCAAGCTGCTCGCCGAGCGGAGCCATTTCGAAGAAGAAAAGCAGCAGCTGGCCGGCCTAATTGCTGAGctgcagggctccctgtccaGCCTCGGCCAGGCCAAGGAGGAGCTGGAGCAGGCTTCTCAGGCTCAGGTGGCCCGGCTGTCTGCCCAGGTGGCCACACTGACCTCTGAGCTGGACACCCTCAACACTACCGTGCAGCAGCGAGATGAGGAGCTGGCCGGCCTGAAGCAACAGGCCCAGACGGAGCAGGCAGAGCTCACACAGACCCTCCAGCAGCAGAAAGAGGCTGCCCAGGGCCTCCGCCAGCAGGTGGAGCAGCTGAGCAGCAGCCTGGAGCGGAAGGAGCGGCAGCTGGAAGAGGCCGCTGCAGAGAAGGAGGCCACCCGGAGAGATCAGGCCCAGCAACTGGCTGCTGCGGCCGAGGAGCGGGAAGCTGCTCTCCGGGAGAGAGACTCGGCCCTCCAGCAGCTGGGATcagtggagaaggagaaggcTGCCAAGTTGGAGGTCCTACAAGAGCAGCTGCAGGCCGCCCATGAAGCCCAAGATGGTGCCCAGGCCTTGCTGACACAGACCCAGCAGGAGAAGGCGGAGCTGAGCCAGAAGGTGGAGGAACTCCGTGCCCATGTTGAGGCAGCCCGCCAGGAGCAGAGTGAGGCGCAGGCCCAGGTGGCAGAGCTGAAGGCCCAGTTGAGGTCTGAGCAGCAGAAAGCAACCAAGTGGGAAGGTGTGGCCCAGGAGAAGGCCCAGCTCCAGGAGCAGGTCCGGGCCCTGGAGGAGTCCCTGAAGGCCACCACAGGCAGCTTGGAAGAGGAGAAGCGCAGGGCCGCAGACACCCTGGCTGAGCAGCAGCGGTGCATCTGCAGGTTGGAGGCGGAGACACAGAGCCTGGTGGAGCAGCACAAGCAGGGACAGAAGGAGCTGGAAGAAGAGAGAGCTGGACGCAAGGGGCTGGAGGCCCGGTTACAGCAGCTTGGGGAGGCCCATCAGGCTAAGACAGAAGCCCTGCGGCAGGAGCTGGCCGAGGCTGTCGCCTCCCAGCGCGAGGCCGAGAGTGAGTGTGAGCAGCTGGTCAAGGAGGCGGCCACCTGGCGTGAGCGGTACGAGGACAGCCAGCAGGAAGAGGCGCAGTATGGCGCCATGTTCCAGGAACAGCTGATGTCCCTGAAGGAGGAATGCGAGAAGGCCCgccaggagctgcaggaggccaAGGAGAAGGTGGTGGGGATCGAGGCCCACAGCGAGCTCCAGATCAGCCGGCAGCAGGACGAGCTGGCTCAGCTCCACGCCAGCCTGGCCAGGGCCCGGCAGCAGGTCCAGGAGAAGGAGGGCAGGGCCCAGCAGCTCGCCACTGACCTGGCCACCCTGCAGGAGAAGATGGCGGCCACCAGCAAGGAGGTGGCCCGCCTGGAGGCCTTGGTGCGCAAGGCGGGTGAGCAGCCGGAGACGGCCTCACCGGAGCTGCTCAAGGAGCCGCCCAGGGCAGGAGACAGAGAGTCGGAGTGGCTAGAGGAGCAGCAGGGACGCCCGTTCTGCAGCACGCAGGCAGCACTGCAGGCTATGGAGCGTGAGGCTGAGCAGATGGGCAGCGAGCTGGAGAGGCTGCGGGCCGCGCTGATGGAGAGCCAggggcagcagcaggaggagcgTGGGcaacaggagagggaggtggcGCGGCTGACCCAGGAGCGGGGCCGGGCTCAAGCCGACCTTGCCCTGGAGAAGGCCGCCAAGGCGGAGCTGGAGATGCGGCTGCAGAATGCACTCAATGAGCAGCGTGTGGAGTTTGCTGCCCTGCAGGAGGCACTGGCCCAGGCCCTGAGGGAAAAGGAGGGGATGGACCAGGAACTGGCCAAGCTTCGTGGGCAGGAGGCAGCCCAAGGGGCAGCACTGAAGGAGCTTCAGCAAACTGTGGAGCGACTGAAAGAACAGCTGGCCAAGAAAGAGGAGGGGCGCCCACAGTCTCTCGGGACAGCCAGCCGAGAAGACGCTTCTGGATTGCGAACCCAGTCCGAGGCTACTGGAAAGACTGAGCCAGAAGGCTCTGAACTGCAGGCTCTGCAGGCAGAGGTGAGCCGGCTGGAACAGCAGGCCCGAGAGTACCAGGAGAAGGCCTCCAGCCTGGAGCACAGCCTTGAGTCTGAGCGCGCCGCCCACGCAGAGCAGACTGGTACTCTGAAGACTCTGCGGGGCCAGTTAGAACAGAAGGCCCAGGAGCTGGGGAGCAATCAGGACGCCCTAGCCTCAACCCAGAGGGAGTTGGCTACCCTCCGTGCCAAGGCCCAGGAGCACGGCAAGGCTGAGGACGAGTGGAAGGCCCAGGTGGCCCGGGGTCAGCAGGAGGCTGAGAGGAAAAACAGCCTCATCAGTAGCTTGGAGGAGGAGGTGTCCATCCTGAACCGCCAGGTGCTGGAGAAGGAGGGCGAGAGCAAGGAGCTGAAGCGGCTGGTGGTCGCCGAGTCGGAGAAGAGTCAGAAGCTGGAAGAGCGGCTGCGCCTGCTCCAGGCAGAAACCGCCAGCAGCAGTGCCAGGGCCGCGGAGCGCAGCTCTGCTCTGCGCGAGGAGGTCCAGACCCTCCGGGAGGAGGCTGAGAAGCAGCGGGTGGCTTCTGAGAGCCTGCGGCAGGAGCTGGCCTCACAGGCGGAGCGAGCAGAGGAGCTGGGCCAAGAGTTAAAGGCCTGGCAGGAGAAGTTCTTCCAGAAGGAGCAGGCCCTCTCGGCCCTGCAGCTGGAGCACGCCAGCACGCAGGCCCTGGCGAGCGAGCTGCTGCCCGTCAAGCACCTGTGCCAGCAGCTGCAGGCTGAGCAGGCCGCTGCCGAGAAGCGCCACCGGGAGGAGCTGGAGCAGAGCAAGCAGGCGGCTGGTGGGCTGCGGGCAGAGCTGCTGCGGGCCCAGCGCGAGCTCGGGGAGCTGCTGCCTCTGCGGCAGAAGGTGGCAGAGCAGGAGCGCGTGGCCCAGCAGCTGCGAGCAGAAAAGGCCAGCTATGCGGAGCAGCTGAGCATGCTGAAGAAGGCTCATGGCCTGCTGGCGGAGGAGAACCGCGGGCTGGGCGAGCGAGCCAGCCTCGGCCGGCAGTTTCTGGAAGTGGAGCTGGACCAGGCCCGAGAGAAGTACAGCCAGGAGCTGGCAGCTGTGCGTGCAGATGCTGAGACCCGTCTGGCTGAGATGCAGCGGGAAGCGCAGAGCACTGCCCGGGAGCTGGAGGTGATGACCGCCAAGTACGACGGTGCCAAGGCCAAGGTCCTGGAGGAGAGACAGCGTTTCCAGGAGGAGAGGCAGAAACTCACTGCCCAG GTGGAAGAACTGAACAAGAAGCTAGCTGACCATGAGCAAGCCAGCAAGGTGCAGCAGCAGAAGCTGAAG GCCCAGGGCGGTGAGAGCCAGCAGGAAGTCCAGCGCCTCCAGGCCCAGCTGAGTGAGCTGCAGgcccagctgagccagaaggagCAGGCGGCTGAGCACTACAAACTACAG ATGGAGAAGGCCAAGACTCATTATGATGCCAAGAAGCAGCAGAACCAAGAGCTGCAGGAGCAGCTGCGGGGCCTGGAACAGCTGCAGACGGAGAACAAGGGGCTGCGGGCAGAAGTGGATCGGCTGGGCCGGGAGCTGCAGCAGGCCGGGCTGAAGACCAAGGAGGCCGAGCAAGCCTGCCGCCACCTCACCGCCCAGGTGCGCAGCCTGGAGGCACAG GTTGCCCATGCTGACCAGCAGCTTCGGGACCTGGGCAAGTTCCAGGTGGCGACTGACGCCTTGAAGAGCCGGGAGCCCCAGGCTAAGCCTCAGCTGGACTTGAGTATTGACAGCCTGGATCTGAGCTGCGAGGAGGGGACCCCACTCTCTGTCACCAG CAAGTTGCCTCGCACCCAGCCGGATGGCACCAGCATCCCCGGAGAGCCAGCCTCCCCCATCTCCCAGCGTCTGCCCCCCAAAGTGGAGTCCCTGGAGAGCCTCTACTTCACGCCCATCCCTGCTCGGGGTCAGGCccccctggagagcagcctggactCCCTGGGGGACATCTCCCTGGACTCAAGCCGGAAGACCCGCTCCGCTCGTCGGCGCACCACGCAGATCATCAACATCACCATGACCAAG AAGCTGGATGTGGAGGATCCAGACAGTGCCAACTCCTCCTTCTATAGCACACAGTCAGCCCCTGCTTCCCAGGCCGGCCCGAGAGCCGCCTCCTCCACCCAGTCTCTAGCCCGCCTGGGCTCTCCCGATGACGGCAACTCCACTCTGCTCAGCCTGCCTGGCTACCGGCCCACCACTCGCAGCTCCGCCCGCCGTTCCCAGGCTGGGATGTCCAGTGGGGCCCCTCCAG GCAGGAACAGCTTCTATGTGGGCACCTGCCAGGATGAGCCTGAACAGCTGGATGACTGGAACCGCATTGCAGAGCTGCAGCAGCGCAACCGAGTATGCCCACCGCACCTGAAGACCTGCTACCCTCTGGAGTCCAGG CCTTCCCTGAGCCTGCCTGCCATCACAGACGAGGAGATAAAAACTGGCGACCCCCGGGAGACCCTGCGCCGAGCCAGCATGCAGCCAACCCAGATAGCTGAGGGCGCCGGCATCACCACACGGCAGCAGCGCAAGCGGGTTTCCTCAGAGACCCACCAGGGTCCCGGCACACCCGAG TCAAAGAAGGCCACCACCTGTTTTCCGCGCCCCATGACCCCCCGGGACCGACATGAAGGGCGCAGACAGAGCACTGTTGAGGCCCAGAAGAAGGCAGCTCCAGCTGTGGTTAAACAG GCTGACCGCCGCCAGTCTATGGCCTTCAGCATCCTCAACACACCCAAGAAGCTCGGGAACAGCCTTCTGCGGAAGGCAGCCTCGAAGAAAGCCCCCTCCAAAGCCTCGCCCAACCCCCGCAGCGGGACCCGCCGCTCTCCGCGCATCGCCACCACCACAGCCAGCGCCGCCACTGCTGCCGCCATTGCTGCTGCCACCCCCCGGGCCAAGGGCAAG GCAAAGCACTGA